The Salvelinus alpinus chromosome 28, SLU_Salpinus.1, whole genome shotgun sequence genome includes a window with the following:
- the LOC139557689 gene encoding nck-associated protein 5-like isoform X2 produces MSDETEPRMCDENLESDEGDVEDYLEEEENSGELMDRLRELEAENSALLLANESQREAYERCLDEVANHVVQALLNQKDLREECIKLKMHVFDLERQNRVLCELFQQKLPNQSSSQDQVQPGPLPVYNTQLLHNVSDKQVGLQSDAQAKGNGFHRTLPQAPATPPRGPAASMDALSPFFKKKAHILEVLRKMEETDPLKFHPSAGSITFCDYSQVLMSTEAVLAAGDLCKTHQTLCSCSDSDMQQQQHMNGERQLCPTHLKKSTDSPVKCNYVCGSTAKLNSTPNHVKGTSTTAAISECHIKSTSVEKQQTMNDHQQPAGPNSYLSITVVDQTSPANQGPEAGLKTGQVQDTEKESRLKGKSDEDGSLFTSQLPVPGVKDNPQLAYCELETNGFLFSSNDSDNVLSDVVIPEKDSGPAEEGDFSGRANVALSPIPSSCLSDVKAATINSPSRVLKFLKIPTMAERTQAGASPVRLSPQLTRTSKIPCRTNNYEVYHSPVPSRRAATTERTRQPPPPPARSESYPATTHSASAPTSPPQPEHACSPPAKELCYSSLLAPKTSNGVPDPLAPGTSHTPRASLQKVPYYENMLELSTSAQLEESKVPENVNISSFSHTITESDRKQMNSLLQKDNVLSLQQQHLSPASDSSSSSSSSSSSSDQDGNTESPVWHGHHSLPNPSALRAAQSQSSPAHYASMKDRGSQDQDTREATIQNSDLSQSQPPVLPAKRHDPSSIPKRPSGVAGPGRQPAESSHTFKDRLAALGKLRSSEDLQVNVLLPVDKPEPQSEESIVYFNDDRNKTEESPVDGNLEEQRHSKYTDSLDGKLKGIPGSVALNFPGGCQSYDSAAKSVFGSSVAKAELETLSSRVGVAKTDSPKGKLGLPSPNTDTPIVLRNNMKCPASLNLSYHGKQPAPSIPYSTSSPSKVPPKSPSKPCQGLAPSAGTGKPTLEAPALVPRYSSKSEDRSKLNANKRNTPVYGDSLPPPLPMPMSEPQQQEEKRHLVPIVSSPTLGPTSAIEEKVMKGIEENMLKLAEQDRGQVTEVKLKASNGIASWFGLKKSKLPALSRKPDIPPKVKDEKKGGEWRLNIPSKMAGSKSKGEGVGVESLNISMLMEKAEGLRRALEEERAYVNGVGGVGMDRSGRGHSCEVVMDQSQGQLAVMYRGARSDNFMQQLLNRVDGKDFSGISVAQRRLSFDCKTSRPFSRHTPSGEDMQKGSEHLISNVPSDENLADPVHSHHFTASGASTYTLDSGIGTFPLPNYCSGTPGRNLSKVRGAGAEHGSSGSPGRAGRRARTLDREPSSMEQCYTSHRELTAPVMYGSVLEGKGMPRQTAGVIHEDTEAYEAHMLSPRSKTWTFPNLKTPAGPTEMYLAVEEEVETAPYGSPFRGKACGTSGSRNIDPSSLPVPAQTGLSRRGKIRSTPSAPEMSLGQETGLELVRERPEEALSPSRPQVLETPESLSDSLYDSLSSCGSQG; encoded by the exons ATGTCTGATGAGACAGAACCAAGGATGTGTGATGAAAACCTGGAGTCAGACGAGGGAGACGTTGAGGACTAcctagaggaagaggagaacagCGGAGAACTGATGGACCGACTCAGAGAGCTGGAG GCAGAAAACTCAGCTCTTTTGTTGGCCAATGAGAGTCAAAGAGAAGCATATGAGAGATGTCTGGATGAGGTGGCCAACCATGTGGTCCAAGCCCTCCTCAACCAAAAG GATCTGCGAGAGGAGTGCATCAAGCTGAAGATGCATGTGTTTGAcctggagagacagaacagagtgtTGTGTGAGCTCTTCCAACAGAAGCTACCCAACCAGTCAAGCTCTCAGGACCAG GTGCAGCCAGGACCCCTCCCAGTGTACAATACACAGCTGCTGCACAATGTCTCTGACAAGCAGGTGGGGTTACAGAGCGACGCACAAGCCAAG GGAAATGGGTTTCACCGCACACTGCCACAGGCCCCAGCAACTCCCCCCAGAGGCCCAGCCGCATCCATGGATGCCCTGTCCCCATTCTTCAAGAAGAAAGCACACATTCTGGAGGTCCTTCGAAAGATGGAGGAGACAGACCCCCTCAAGTTCCACCCCTCTGCAGGCAGCATCACCTTCTGTGACTACAGCCAGGTCCTGATGTCCACAGAGGCTGTCCTGGCTGCTGGAGACCTATGTAAGACGCACCAGACACTCTGCTCCTGCTCAGATTCCGACATGCAACAACAGCAGCACATGAATGGTGAAAGGCAGTTATGTCCTACGCACCTCAAAAAGAGCACAGACAGTCCAGTCAAATGTAACTATGTTTGTGGTAGTACTGCAAAGCTCAACTCGACCCCGAACCATGTCAAAGGCACATCCACCACAGCTGCTATCAGTGAATGCCACATCAAGAGCACATCAGTGGAGAAACAACAGACAATGAATGACCACCAGCAACCAGCAGGTCCTAACTCTTACTTGTCAATCACAGTTGTAGATCAGACTAGTCCAGCCAATCAGGGCCCAGAGGCTGGATTGAAGACTGGGCAGGTCCAggacacagagaaggagagccgtCTTAAAGGGAAGTCTGATGAGGATGGTAGTTTGTTTACCTCCCAGCTGCCTGTCCCTGGAGTGAAGGACAACCCTCAGCTAGCATACTGTGAGCTGGAAACCAATGGGTTTCTCTTCTCTTCCAATGACAGTGATAACGTGTTGAGTGATGTAGTTATTCCAGAGAAAGACAGTGGCCCAGCAGAGGAGGGGGATTTCTCTGGGAGAGCCAACGTTGCCCTCAGCCCCATCCCTTCATCATGTCTCAGCGACGTCAAAGCCGCTACCATCAATTCCCCGTCCAGGGTCCTCAAGTTCCTAAAGATCCCTACAATGGCAGAGAGAACCCAGGCAGGGGCCAGCCCTGTCCGTCTGAGCCCCCAGCTCACCCGCACGTCGAAGATCCCCTGTCGCACTAACAACTATGAGGTGTACCACTCCCCTGTCCCCTCACGCAGAGCCGCCACCACAGAAAGGACCAGgcagcctcctcctccacccgCCAGGTCCGAGTCCTACCCAGCCACTACGCACTCAGCCTCAGCCCCCACCTCCCCGCCTCAGCCTGAGCATGCCTGCTCCCCTCCAGCCAAGGAGCTTTGCTACAGCAGCCTCTTGGCCCCCAAGACCAGCAATGGTGTCCCCGATCCACTGGCCCCTGGCACTTCGCACACACCCAGGGCCTCTTTGCAGAAGGTCCCGTACTACGAGAACATGTTGGAACTTTCCACCTCGGCTCAGTTAGAAGAATCCAAGGTCCCAGAGAATGTAAACATATCATCTTTCTCTCATACCATAACAGAAAGTGACAGGAAGCAAATGAATTCACTACTACAGAAAGACAATGTCCTGAGTCTCCAGCAGCAGCATTTGTCCCCTGCTTCggactcctcatcctcttcctcatcctcctcatcttcGTCCGATCAGGATGGCAACACAGAGAGCCCAGTCTGGCACGGCCACCACAGTCTGCCCAACCCCTCTGCCCTCAGAGCAGCTCAGTCTCAGAGCAGCCCAGCTCACTACGCCAGCATGAAAGACAGAGGATCACAGGACCAGGATACTAGAGAGGCCACAATACAGAACTCTGATCTCTCCCAGTCCCAGCCTCCAGTTCTCCCAGCCAAGAGACATGATCCCTCGTCCATTCCCAAGAGGCCTTCTGGGGTAGCAGGGCCAGGGAGGCAGCCAGCCGAGTCAAGTCACACATTCAAAGACAGGCTGGCTGCACTTGGCAAGCTGAGGAGCTCAGAGGATTTACAAGTCAATGTGCTCCTGCCAGTAGACAAGCCAGAGCCTCAGAGTGAGGAGAGTATAGTCTATTTTAACGATGACAGGAATAAGACCGAGGAGAGCCCTGTGGATGGTAATTTAGAGGAGCAGAGACACTCGAAATATACAGACTCTCTGGACGGTAAGCTTAAAGGTATTCCTGGTAGCGTTGCTTTGAATTTCCCTGGTGGCTGTCAGTCCTACGATTCAGCAGCTAAGTCTGTCTTTGGCTCTTCAGTcgccaaggcagagctggagacgctctcatccagagtGGGTGTGGCTAAGACGGACAGCCCCAAAGGTAAACTGGGCCTCCCGTCGCCAAACACTGACACTCCCATAGTTTTACGCAACAACATGAAATGCCCGGCTTCTCTGAACCTGTCTTACCATGGTAAACAACCTGCACCCAGCATCCCTTACAGCACCAGCAGCCCCAGCAAGGTCCCTCCTAAGTCCCCGTCTAAACCATGCCAGGGCCTGGCTCCCTCAGCTGGAACTGGGAAGCCCACCCTGGAGGCCCCAGCCCTGGTTCCCCGGTACTCCTCCAAGTCAGAGGACAGGAGCAAACTCAACGCAAACAAGAGAAACACCCCAGTGTACGGTGACAGCCTTCCTCCCCCGCTCCCAATGCCAATGTCAGAACCACAGCagcaggaggagaagagacacctTGTCCCTATTGTCTCCAGCCCCACACTTGGCCCCACGTCAGCCATTGAGGAGAAGGTGATGAAGGGTATCGAGGAGAACATGCTGAAGCTGGCAGAACAGGACAGAGGACAg GTTACTGAGGTCAAACTGAAGGCCTCTAATGGGATCGCCAGCTGGTTTGGCCTGAAGAAGAGCAAACTCCCAGCTCTCAGCCGCAAACCAGACATACCACCTAAGGTCAAAGACGAGAAGAAAGGTGGAGAGTGGAGGCTGAATATCCCTTCCAAAATGGCGGGGTCTAAGTCtaaaggagagggggtgggggtggagagCCTAAATATCTCGATGCTGATGGAGAAGGCGGAGGGTCTGAGGAGagctctggaggaggagagggcctACGTGAACGGGGTTGGGGGGGTCGGGATGGACCGATCTGGAAGGGGCCACTCCTGTGAGGTGGTGATGGACCAATCACAGGGCCAACTGGCTGTGATGTACAGGGGAGCGCGCTCAGACAACTtcatgcagcagctactcaaCAG GGTGGATGGGAAGGACTTCAGTGGCATCAGTGTGGCTCAGAGACGCCTCTCCTTTGACTGTAAGACCTCCAGACCGTTCAGCAGACACACCCCCAGCGGGGAGGACATGCAGAAG GGTTCAGAACATCTGATCAGCAACGTCCCCTCAGATGAGAATTTAGCTGACCCAGTTCACTCTCATCACTTCACAG ctTCTGGTGCTTCCACCTACACCCTGGACAGTGGCATTGGCACCTTCCCTCTGCCTAACTACTGTAGTGGTACGCCTGGGAGAAACCTGTCTAAGGTGAGGGGGGCTGGAGCTGAGCATGGCTCCTCTGGTTCTCCTGGCCGGGCAGGGAGGAGGGCTAGGACCCTGGACAGAGAGCCCTCATCCATGGAGCAGTGCTATACATCTCACAGAGAGTTGACTGCCCCGGTAATGTACGGGTCTGTACTGGAGGGGAAAGGCATGCCCAGGCAAACAGCTGGGGTCATTCATGAAG